A genomic segment from Methanoplanus limicola DSM 2279 encodes:
- a CDS encoding PEGA domain-containing protein: MKINPALRMIILLLLIFSVLTIPVSGQVTKGIISVTSYPQGADIYLNDENLGRQTNAVIEDVFPGIHYVRLEMAGYRTWEDIFEVREGEISYVSHNMEPVVGDAFSVLTKPEGAAIYIDGEYSGRSNTVLNNLPAGAHTVLLTLDNYSDYSETVWINEDMSQSLIHNFEPVPTTGRITFESEPTNAGIYLDGEFKGNTRLELDEVEPGTYDAVIRKAGYDDWTGRVDVAAGKISEVRAELTLSKVNISVITVPAGADLYIDGVLSGVTPAEISVNQGGHTILVEKFGYESVEEEVDVGATGASLSYSLLSMVPQAIEEAEMAISLNLAYGPDNARKLLDKARESYNAGDSGSAVSYAEAAISGAYDVDGDGLKNTLDISPNLNNNVLYLLPVLVILLIGWFVSGDFVRRRVKPEITLHLPGSFKEDDMLARAEITADVKGGPYRGFVCTVYIDGTPVDHFTDPGSYAVSLAGKRPGVHTVFVLLQVAKERSGTAERKAEGSFTVESDGDGAYDESYGAEKSEESKAEKVPEPVPIIDTDDDSSGIEELYEERDDEKEQK, encoded by the coding sequence ATGAAAATTAACCCTGCACTGCGGATGATTATTCTGCTGCTCCTGATATTTTCAGTGCTGACTATTCCCGTCTCCGGACAGGTCACCAAAGGTATAATCTCCGTCACCTCCTATCCGCAGGGTGCAGATATTTATCTGAATGATGAGAACCTCGGCCGTCAGACCAATGCGGTGATTGAGGATGTCTTCCCCGGAATTCATTATGTCCGGCTTGAGATGGCGGGATACCGGACCTGGGAGGATATATTTGAGGTGAGGGAGGGTGAGATCTCCTATGTCAGCCATAATATGGAACCGGTTGTGGGGGATGCCTTTTCTGTTCTGACAAAGCCTGAAGGTGCGGCAATCTATATTGATGGTGAATACTCCGGCCGGTCGAATACGGTTCTAAATAATCTCCCTGCCGGAGCACATACTGTCCTTTTAACACTTGACAATTACTCGGACTATTCTGAGACTGTCTGGATTAATGAGGATATGTCGCAGTCACTTATTCATAATTTTGAGCCGGTCCCGACTACCGGAAGGATTACCTTTGAGTCTGAGCCGACCAATGCCGGAATATATCTTGACGGTGAATTTAAGGGTAATACGAGGCTTGAGCTTGATGAAGTCGAACCCGGAACTTATGATGCTGTTATCCGGAAAGCCGGATACGATGACTGGACCGGCAGGGTTGATGTCGCAGCCGGAAAGATCTCTGAGGTTAGGGCAGAGCTTACACTCTCTAAGGTTAATATTTCAGTAATTACTGTCCCTGCCGGTGCTGATCTCTATATTGACGGTGTTCTGTCGGGTGTTACTCCGGCTGAGATTTCTGTAAACCAGGGGGGGCATACGATTCTCGTTGAGAAGTTTGGCTATGAGAGTGTTGAGGAGGAAGTGGATGTCGGGGCTACCGGTGCATCTTTATCATATTCTCTTCTCTCTATGGTCCCCCAGGCGATAGAGGAGGCGGAGATGGCGATCTCTTTAAATCTTGCATATGGCCCTGATAATGCCAGGAAACTTCTTGATAAGGCCAGGGAGAGTTATAATGCCGGAGACTCCGGGAGTGCTGTCAGTTATGCAGAGGCTGCAATATCCGGTGCTTATGATGTCGATGGCGACGGTCTGAAAAATACGCTTGACATCAGTCCGAATCTCAACAATAATGTGCTGTATCTTCTGCCGGTTCTTGTCATTCTGCTTATTGGGTGGTTTGTATCAGGAGATTTTGTGCGGCGGAGGGTTAAGCCGGAGATTACCCTGCATCTTCCGGGTTCATTTAAGGAAGATGATATGCTTGCCCGTGCGGAGATAACTGCGGATGTGAAAGGCGGCCCTTACCGTGGTTTTGTCTGTACTGTGTATATTGACGGCACTCCTGTGGATCATTTCACTGATCCCGGAAGTTATGCTGTCAGCCTTGCCGGAAAACGCCCCGGTGTTCATACGGTCTTTGTGCTGCTTCAGGTTGCAAAGGAGAGGTCCGGAACTGCTGAGAGGAAGGCTGAGGGAAGCTTTACTGTTGAGTCTGACGGTGATGGTGCTTATGATGAGTCATATGGGGCAGAAAAGTCAGAAGAATCCAAAGCAGAAAAAGTGCCTGAGCCTGTGCCAATTATTGATACTGATGATGATAGTTCCGGGATTGAGGAGTTGTATGAGGAGAGGGATGATGAAAAAGAACAGAAATGA
- a CDS encoding cation:proton antiporter — MIGTEIGDIIALVLLLLFIAVVSGILFKKIKIPYTIGLFLIGLGISVISSNIAEIGYIFDFVLSPEIILFLFLPPLVFEAAYHINKRLMARKITPILVLAVPGLIFSTLIVGLIIGFATPLPIIYAMLFGALISATDPVSVIGLFKNMGAPAGLTTILEGESLFNDASAIVTFNIVLGIIAAGTFNISTIIYGAEGIMWSFSGGILTGIITGILIGGLIAISGKNAVISSVISLITAYASYLIAESVLHASGIIAVVTAGLIVGRFTSVWLKSEDSKEISEFQDFSAYLVNSLIFLLMGITTANLLGNYRIDQELALLIPAGIIAVMISRAAVVYIFSGIMNLFKGGDYIPLKYQHALFWGGLRGAVAIALALSISEDMPFRDEIIMMTVGVVLFTVTVDGITTKPLAKKLGLDRPSHLAVYEYFSTIIHAKKEGISVLNRLLKEKRINREIADTIRNDYENEIKEAMAELKVLFSQVRPDESKLKKLLWTRLIMVERSIYQEIYGYGYISEVVLDELKYYINVKLDEISVGTVPPHEVIKSDSLEYRIFVTPAWWISALFKRFKFAKNLRKFTLTTEYQKQIALISSARQMELSIDIITEGFGFPDEIINEAKDEFRNISDRAEKIIEDMAMRYPELSEDIENYYLRLSLLIQDEDYYEEMKIKGLIFPNVHEDLLKRVDKERKKLEEHIFNMI; from the coding sequence ATGATTGGGACTGAAATAGGAGATATAATAGCACTGGTGCTTCTGCTGCTCTTTATTGCAGTTGTATCCGGAATATTATTTAAGAAAATTAAAATCCCCTACACAATAGGACTGTTTCTCATTGGACTTGGAATTTCGGTCATATCCTCAAATATTGCTGAAATCGGTTATATCTTTGACTTTGTCCTCTCACCTGAAATAATACTCTTCCTCTTCCTGCCCCCGCTCGTATTTGAGGCTGCATACCATATCAACAAGAGACTTATGGCACGAAAGATCACCCCGATTCTGGTTCTTGCAGTTCCGGGACTGATATTTTCAACATTAATTGTCGGATTAATCATAGGCTTTGCAACACCCCTCCCGATCATATATGCCATGCTTTTTGGTGCACTCATCTCTGCAACCGACCCCGTCTCTGTGATAGGACTTTTTAAGAATATGGGTGCTCCGGCAGGGCTTACAACAATTCTTGAGGGTGAAAGCCTCTTTAATGACGCTTCAGCAATTGTCACATTCAATATTGTCCTGGGCATTATAGCCGCCGGGACATTCAATATATCAACAATAATCTATGGTGCAGAAGGCATCATGTGGAGTTTCTCAGGCGGAATATTAACCGGAATTATCACAGGAATACTGATCGGAGGCCTGATAGCCATATCAGGTAAAAATGCTGTGATATCATCAGTAATTTCACTGATCACCGCCTATGCCTCCTACCTGATTGCAGAGTCGGTCCTTCATGCTTCAGGCATAATTGCAGTTGTGACAGCCGGCCTTATAGTCGGCCGGTTCACATCCGTCTGGCTCAAGTCCGAGGATTCAAAAGAGATTTCTGAATTTCAGGATTTTTCAGCCTACCTTGTAAACAGCCTCATATTTCTCTTAATGGGAATTACAACGGCAAACCTTCTGGGCAATTACCGTATTGACCAGGAACTTGCATTACTTATTCCGGCAGGGATTATTGCCGTTATGATATCAAGGGCAGCAGTTGTCTATATCTTCTCCGGAATTATGAATCTCTTTAAGGGGGGAGATTATATACCACTGAAATACCAGCATGCACTTTTCTGGGGCGGGCTTCGTGGTGCGGTTGCAATTGCACTTGCCCTCTCTATAAGTGAAGATATGCCATTTAGAGACGAAATTATAATGATGACTGTCGGGGTTGTTCTCTTTACAGTTACTGTTGACGGGATAACCACAAAACCGCTTGCAAAAAAGCTTGGACTTGACAGGCCAAGCCATCTTGCTGTATATGAGTATTTCTCAACCATCATTCATGCAAAAAAAGAGGGAATCTCAGTACTTAACAGACTTCTGAAAGAAAAGAGGATTAACCGGGAGATTGCAGATACAATCAGGAACGACTACGAAAATGAGATAAAAGAGGCAATGGCGGAGCTGAAAGTTCTCTTCTCACAGGTCAGACCTGATGAGAGCAAATTAAAAAAACTTCTCTGGACCAGGCTCATTATGGTTGAAAGGAGTATTTATCAGGAGATCTACGGCTATGGGTATATCTCCGAAGTCGTCCTGGATGAGCTTAAATATTATATTAATGTAAAACTTGACGAGATATCTGTCGGAACTGTGCCTCCGCATGAGGTTATAAAATCAGATTCTCTGGAGTACAGAATATTTGTAACTCCTGCGTGGTGGATCTCCGCCCTCTTTAAAAGGTTTAAATTTGCTAAAAATCTCAGGAAATTTACACTGACAACCGAGTACCAGAAGCAGATTGCGCTGATTTCATCGGCCAGGCAGATGGAATTATCAATTGATATAATAACTGAAGGGTTCGGATTTCCGGATGAGATTATAAATGAGGCAAAAGATGAATTCAGAAATATCTCAGATAGAGCCGAAAAGATAATTGAGGATATGGCAATGAGGTACCCTGAGCTTTCAGAAGACATAGAGAATTATTACCTCCGTCTGAGCCTGCTAATTCAGGATGAGGACTACTATGAAGAGATGAAAATAAAGGGACTTATCTTTCCAAATGTTCATGAAGACCTCTTAAAGAGAGTCGATAAGGAGAGAAAAAAGCTTGAAGAGCATATCTTCAATATGATCTGA
- a CDS encoding flagellar basal body-associated FliL family protein translates to MYDSYGIFTTDGGTVAGTLHDEYAVNLAERLDESTASLYISTKNGILLLGTAVNVQKKGRRPDTFIYLEKTGFNGGLLPRIDLSYIHEFYARVQHKLSLIEYEVRDLASDHGFFDDRKSKVVTGLSGYDAADYTVGRLILGRDTVCVSDDLSKSVDFVVAVAEKLHSYLPAGFTIAVSKMTFKDADLNVAEKYSGRVDIDLKTEKTDSSETGRLYRSMGTFAQSPVVRRKLSGITSRGDLALRIISEFKGSSRFPKEKSAVFEKFLSDERIGATDSLADFSSSAYEPQVKNDFNVPAESDYGKWKINELDRESLKNEYEEHMARKKKGRVRLLAVLGIFLILLAGLLIFFVMSPGNSGDEPPAVTTITPSATITPEESTVIITRLSTAPGNVPEGLIGFGSAYEIRVFGPQNIVVNNTAEYKPDKSYRLMRYNESGQIWDYAGIPLSVSDESAEVFIADSGIYRLFSDGIFGADEEV, encoded by the coding sequence ATGTATGATTCATACGGAATATTCACTACAGACGGGGGGACTGTTGCAGGAACCCTGCATGATGAATATGCTGTAAACCTTGCCGAGAGGCTTGACGAGAGTACGGCATCTCTGTATATCAGCACAAAGAACGGGATCCTTCTGCTTGGAACGGCCGTAAATGTACAGAAGAAAGGGAGAAGGCCGGATACTTTCATATATCTTGAAAAGACCGGATTTAATGGCGGGCTTCTGCCGAGGATTGACCTCTCCTATATTCATGAATTTTACGCCCGTGTGCAGCATAAACTGTCTCTGATTGAGTATGAGGTCCGTGACCTTGCATCTGACCATGGTTTTTTTGATGACCGGAAAAGTAAGGTCGTAACCGGACTTTCGGGTTATGATGCTGCTGATTATACTGTCGGAAGGCTCATTCTCGGCAGGGATACCGTATGTGTATCTGATGATCTCTCAAAGTCTGTCGATTTTGTGGTTGCTGTTGCAGAGAAGCTTCATTCATATCTGCCGGCAGGTTTTACGATAGCGGTCTCAAAGATGACCTTTAAGGATGCTGATCTGAATGTGGCGGAGAAGTATTCCGGCAGGGTTGATATTGACCTTAAAACCGAAAAGACTGACAGTTCTGAGACTGGCAGGCTGTACAGGAGTATGGGCACTTTTGCACAGAGTCCTGTTGTCAGGCGGAAACTGTCCGGGATAACTTCACGTGGCGACCTTGCTCTCAGGATAATTTCTGAATTTAAAGGGAGCAGCAGATTCCCGAAGGAAAAATCTGCTGTTTTTGAGAAATTCCTCTCTGATGAGAGGATTGGTGCTACTGATTCTTTGGCAGACTTCTCATCTTCTGCCTATGAGCCGCAGGTGAAGAACGATTTTAATGTCCCTGCTGAGTCTGATTATGGCAAGTGGAAGATCAATGAACTTGACAGGGAGAGCCTTAAAAATGAGTATGAAGAGCATATGGCAAGAAAGAAGAAGGGGCGGGTCCGCCTTCTCGCAGTTCTTGGAATATTTTTAATTCTTCTTGCAGGTCTGCTTATTTTTTTTGTCATGAGTCCGGGAAATTCCGGTGACGAACCGCCCGCAGTTACGACTATAACTCCTTCGGCAACCATTACTCCGGAGGAGAGTACGGTGATAATAACCCGCCTGAGTACAGCGCCGGGCAATGTTCCTGAGGGTCTCATTGGGTTTGGCAGTGCCTATGAGATTAGAGTTTTTGGCCCCCAGAATATAGTTGTGAACAATACTGCGGAGTATAAACCCGATAAGTCATACCGCCTTATGAGATACAATGAGTCCGGACAGATATGGGATTATGCAGGCATTCCTCTCTCAGTGTCAGATGAGTCTGCTGAGGTTTTTATTGCTGATTCCGGAATATACCGGCTTTTTTCTGACGGAATTTTTGGGGCGGATGAAGAGGTTTAG